A single window of Archangium gephyra DNA harbors:
- a CDS encoding ferritin-like domain-containing protein produces the protein MRTLKHTGGLFQRLHQKTVGTPPELTSLRPEAVPPELLPRVRRTWQERAQSEFRSIQILTRFLTEVVGSGDPLEVYAGAVEAVEDEVRHTALCAAVCEALGAPVLLPEPLPLLDPEGFLKAPMPERALATALTMLCINETLSVGYIEDLRARCTQPGLRAVLDTTLADEGEHGDYGWAYADVSLQRFPASTRKDWRHLVAQTLAPHQEQARRALADVPQALRVLEAHPEPELSHWGILGPVRQALVFERTFQERVAPRLRKLELLG, from the coding sequence ATGAGGACGCTCAAGCACACCGGGGGCCTCTTCCAGCGCCTCCACCAGAAGACGGTGGGCACGCCGCCGGAGCTCACCTCGTTGCGCCCGGAGGCGGTGCCCCCGGAGCTGCTCCCTCGGGTGCGGCGCACCTGGCAGGAGCGGGCCCAGAGCGAGTTCCGCTCCATCCAGATCCTCACCCGCTTCCTCACCGAGGTGGTGGGCAGTGGAGACCCGCTGGAGGTGTACGCGGGCGCCGTGGAAGCGGTGGAGGACGAGGTGCGGCACACCGCGCTCTGCGCCGCGGTCTGCGAGGCCCTCGGAGCACCCGTCCTCCTGCCGGAGCCGTTGCCGCTCCTGGACCCGGAGGGCTTCCTGAAGGCGCCCATGCCCGAGCGGGCGCTGGCCACCGCCCTCACCATGCTCTGCATCAACGAGACGCTGTCGGTGGGCTACATCGAGGATCTGCGCGCGCGCTGCACCCAGCCGGGGCTGAGGGCCGTGCTGGACACCACGCTCGCGGACGAGGGCGAGCACGGGGACTACGGCTGGGCCTACGCGGACGTGTCGCTCCAGCGCTTCCCCGCCTCCACGCGCAAGGATTGGCGGCACCTGGTGGCCCAGACGCTCGCGCCGCACCAGGAGCAGGCCCGGCGCGCGCTGGCGGACGTCCCCCAGGCACTCCGGGTGCTGGAAGCCCACCCCGAGCCCGAGCTGTCGCACTGGGGCATCCTCGGCCCCGTGCGCCAGGCGCTCGTCTTCGAGCGCACCTTCCAGGAGCGAGTGGCCCCGCGGCTCCGAAAGCTGGAGCTGCTGGGCTGA
- a CDS encoding YkvA family protein: MNVVGLRAMGTRFFRYVRDPRVPLWRRLAGLFAVIYFVSPVDALPDIVPILGWLDDLGVLSAAAFFMVREVQRYQPEGEPSGWPEPVDAGRTGTPPLRER; the protein is encoded by the coding sequence ATGAACGTCGTAGGCCTTCGAGCAATGGGGACCCGGTTCTTCCGTTACGTGCGAGACCCGCGCGTGCCGCTGTGGCGGAGGCTGGCCGGGCTGTTCGCCGTCATCTACTTCGTGTCGCCCGTGGACGCGCTGCCGGACATCGTGCCCATCCTGGGCTGGCTGGACGACCTGGGCGTGCTGTCGGCGGCGGCCTTCTTCATGGTGCGCGAGGTGCAGCGCTACCAGCCGGAGGGGGAGCCGTCGGGCTGGCCCGAGCCGGTGGACGCGGGCCGGACGGGCACGCCTCCGCTGCGCGAGCGCTGA